A stretch of Ipomoea triloba cultivar NCNSP0323 chromosome 11, ASM357664v1 DNA encodes these proteins:
- the LOC115996914 gene encoding F-box/LRR-repeat protein At2g40920-like, producing the protein MEILSKIPAKSLVRFRCVSKFFRALIADHGFGVLHRSLSLTLPSRASFLISIEVRTRDGDDPPRRGYYTLNFSEQENLRRRRMLRANRVGFLDSEPFLLSSPSDGLICASKPNGDVAVRNVGMRQRIFLPRLNQYQGEDCALLLGFDSQSKRYKVLMSVQIVDEESRLISYEYKHWVFTVGVDRSWREINNYCYCPFFPIGDYPHCDYNNTNVYVDGVIYSYNWRTNHSLVPSIVAFEVGCESFSVIILPDEITSRSSYLLFKKSALLEVGGRLAIVFVHVPDLLDILRGGECLCYMDVWTWEKSKKCWEKITITIPLAGSRLIHNAKWMRFATNHDGEIMLLLYTYSEKFSILIYNLKGDAWSKFDISGVEKFQIFSSWKVTLHNIVDHVFPLE; encoded by the coding sequence ATGGAGATCCTCTCCAAGATTCCTGCTAAATCCCTAGTACGATTCAGGTGCGTTTCTAAATTCTTTCGCGCTCTCATAGCTGACCATGGCTTTGGCGTTTTGCATCGTAGCTTGTCCTTGACCCTTCCCAGTAGAGCGAGCTTTCTCATCTCTATCGAGGTTCGAACACGGGACGGCGATGACCCTCCCCGACGTGGATATTACACCCTAAATTTCAGCGAACAAGAAAACCTCCGGCGTCGGAGAATGTTACGAGCCAACCGTGTCGGCTTCCTGGACTCTGAACCCTTTCTACTCTCCTCTCCCTCGGACGGCCTGATTTGTGCGTCCAAACCCAATGGAGACGTCGCTGTTCGCAACGTTGGTATGAGACAGCGTATTTTCCTTCCAAGATTAAACCAATACCAAGGAGAAGACTGTGCACTCCTGTTGGGGTTCGATTCACAATCTAAGAGATACAAGGTTTTGATGTCAGTCCAGATAGTTGATGAAGAGAGCAGACTCATCTCCTATGAGTATAAGCATTGGGTTTTTACCGTGGGAGTGGATAGATCATGGAGGGAGATCAACAACTATTGTTACTGCCCCTTCTTCCCCATTGGTGACTATCCCCACTGTGACTATAACAATACTAATGTTTACGTTGACGGAGTTATCTATTCCTATAATTGGCGGACTAACCATAGCCTGGTTCCTAGTATAGTAGCATTTGAAGTTGGGTGTGAGAGTTTTTCTGTGATAATTCTTCCAGATGAAATTACATCACGGtcgtcatatttactattcaaaaAGTCTGCATTGCTAGAAGTTGGAGGTCGATTGGCTATAGTTTTTGTTCATGTTCCTGATCTACTTGATATATTAAGAGGAGGAGAATGTCTATGCTACATGGATGTTTGGACTTGGGAGAAATCTAAGAAATGCTGGGAGAAGATTACAATCACCATTCCATTAGCGGGGAGTAGACTAATTCACAATGCTAAATGGATGCGCTTTGCTACAAATCATGACGGGGAGATTATGTtgttattatatacatatagtgAGAAGTTTTCTATTCTGATTTATAACTTGAAAGGTGATGCTTGGAGCAAATTTGATATAAGTGGAGttgaaaaatttcaaatttttagcTCTTGGAAAGTTACCCTGCATAACATTGTGGATCATGTATTTCCCTTGGAGTAA